GTCGTTTCTCCCGCGATCGATGGAATTGCGCCGTTCACTTCGTCCGTGTCGAGGTTTCTTCTCGCTCTATAATTTcctaattttttagtttttgtaaATTAGATTTCTTTGTGCCAGTTTCATGTAAAGGTTACCGAAGTATGTGGATCTAATTGGTTCCCTGTATCTGCTTTTTTTTACGGGTTGTTGGCGTGAGCTTCGATTTGATACGGTTCATTGGCGTGAGCTTCGTTTGCTGCGGTTCTGTGCCTTTATTGCCGATAATCGGATTTGCTGCGAGTGATTGGCGTGGTGCATACCTTGGGTGCAATAAGCCAGTTGAGGTTAGTGGCAATCATAATGTTTTTCCGGTCTTTGCCCTGTTTCCTGGATTTCTTGAT
This DNA window, taken from Tripterygium wilfordii isolate XIE 37 chromosome 20, ASM1340144v1, whole genome shotgun sequence, encodes the following:
- the LOC119986501 gene encoding uncharacterized protein LOC119986501 isoform X3 encodes the protein MNSDPIFYFARAMNYPRSPRFAGTTIPQIRHIFAIVCSGLRRFSRDRWNCAVHFVRVEVVGVSFDLIRFIGVSFVCCGSVPLLPIIGFAASDWRGAYLGCNKPVEQNYGVRGL
- the LOC119986501 gene encoding uncharacterized protein LOC119986501 isoform X1, yielding MNSDPIFYFARAMNYPRSPRFAGTTIPQIRHIFAIVCSGLRRFSRDRWNCAVHFVRVEVVGVSFDLIRFIGVSFVCCGSVPLLPIIGFAASDWRGAYLGCNKPVEVSGNHNVFPVFALFPGFLDVRLISFGGSAPAAELLLAKLWSSWAVKMDLLLANTPFRHVSKI
- the LOC119986501 gene encoding uncharacterized protein LOC119986501 isoform X2, which translates into the protein MELRRSLRPCRGVSFDLIRFIGVSFVCCGSVPLLPIIGFAASDWRGAYLGCNKPVEVSGNHNVFPVFALFPGFLDVRLISFGGSAPAAELLLAKLWSSWAVKMDLLLANTPFRHVSKI